One genomic segment of Ascochyta rabiei chromosome 20, complete sequence includes these proteins:
- a CDS encoding Alpha-L-fucosidase, with product MRHLTPQHLWILLASTLLAAPPPARAKFLLATTPANSSDVIRSAYPLGNGRLGFLAHGAPFVEVLTLNVDSLWSGGLFEVANYTGGNPSASVAGSLEGGRSWVFENGTGNVTGLLGDDRFYGSYRVLGNLSISVPEQQRGGKTEAAGYRRMLDLASGVLTTTFSADGRDVETSAFCSYPDQVCVYAIRSEALPALEIRLGNELVGSMLQNVTCFDGNGYGNETAHVRLRGVTQLGPPEGMRYDAIARIVSGSSVQTSCTNSTGTLNIVPGNGTTSIAIVVGAGTNYDAKKGTAEFGYSFRGEDPGPAVEANTRAAAAKTLENLLKSHIEDFLSLTGCFSLSLPDPLNSAETPTSELIARYNAKDTTGDPYLENLLFDYANYLFISASRPGSLPPNLQGRWSEGLGAAWSGDYHANINLQMNHWTADQTGLTDLQSPLWNYMADNWVPRGQETARLLYGAPGWVVHNEMNIFGHTGMKSGASWANYAAAAAWMMQHVFDHWEYSQDAVWLQKQGYPMLKGVAEFWLSQLQVDEFSKDGSLVVNPCNSPEHGPTTFGCAHFQQLVYQVFEAVLSVETAGGEADGEFVTNVTSSLARLDKGFHIGDWGQIKEWKLPDSFGYDFTNDTHRHLSELVGWYPGYSLSSFMGGYSNSTIQDAVAQKLYSRGEGNAEDANAGWAKVWRSACWARLNNTERAHFELRYAIDTNFADNGFSMYSGTNTPFQIDANYGIGGAVLSMLIVDLPTAFRDNSTRTVILGPAIPAAWGGGDVKGLALRGGGFVDFEWNDEGTVTKAELKNRSTSLRIVNKDGLLLAEV from the coding sequence ATGCGCCACCTCACCCCTCAGCACCTCTGGATTTTGCTAGCAAGCACACTTCtagcagcaccaccacccgCGCGGGCGAAATTCCTCCTAGCCACGACCCCTGCAAACAGCAGCGACGTAATCCGTAGCGCGTACCCGCTAGGCAACGGACGTCTAGGCTTTCTCGCGCACGGCGCTCCGTTCGTGGAGGTCCTGACGCTGAACGTCGACAGCCTGTGGTCTGGCGGGCTGTTCGAAGTAGCGAACTACACGGGCGGCAACCCCAGCGCGTCTGTCGCGGGGAGTCTGGAGGGAGGCAGGAGCTGGGTGTTTGAGAATGGGACGGGGAATGTGACGGGGCTATTGGGGGATGATCGGTTTTATGGTTCGTATCGCGTGCTAGGGAATCTTAGTATTTCTGTTCCCGAGCAGCAAAGGGGTGGAAAGACGGAGGCCGCGGGGTATAGGAGGATGCTGGATCTGGCGAGTGGTGTGCTTACGACGACATTCTCGGCGGATGGGAGGGATGTTGAGACAAGTGCGTTTTGTTCGTACCCAGATCAGGTATGTGTGTATGCGATTCGGTCGGAGGCGCTGCCTGCGCTGGAGATACGCCTCGGGAATGAGCTCGTAGGGTCGATGTTGCAGAATGTTACGTGTTTTGATGGGAACGGTTATGGCAATGAGACGGCACATGTGCGCTTGCGAGGGGTGACGCAGCTTGGTCCGCCGGAGGGTATGCGGTACGATGCGATTGCTCGTATCGTGTCGGGTTCGAGCGTTCAGACGTCCTGCACAAACAGCACTGGGACTTTGAACATCGTGCCTGGCAACGGGACGACGAGTATCGCAATCGTGGTTGGCGCGGGCACGAACTACGATGCGAAGAAAGGCACAGCAGAGTTTGGGTACTCATTCCGAGGCGAAGATCCAGGACCGGCAGTTGAAGCCAACACACGAGCTGCAGCTGCGAAGACGCTCGAAAACCTACTTAAAAGTCACATCGAAGACTTTTTGTCTCTCACTGGCTGCTTTTCGCTCTCTCTCCCCGACCCCTTGAACTCTGCAGAGACACCGACATCCGAGCTCATCGCGCGCTACAACGCCAAGGACACCACAGGCGACCCGTATCTCGAGAACCTCCTCTTTGACTACGCGAACTACCTCTTCATATCGGCATCCCGGCCAGGCTCGCTCCCGCCCAATCTCCAGGGACGCTGGAGTGAAGGCCTAGGCGCTGCGTGGTCGGGCGACTACCACGCGAACATCAACCTGCAGATGAACCACTGGACCGCCGACCAGACAGGCTTGACAGACTTGCAGTCACCACTGTGGAACTACATGGCTGACAACTGGGTCCCACGCGGTCAGGAGACAGCGAGGCTGCTATACGGCGCGCCGGGCTGGGTTGTGCACAACGAGATGAACATCTTCGGACACACTGGCATGAAGAGCGGAGCCTCGTGGGCGAACTATGCGGCCGCAGCTGCGTGGATGATGCAGCACGTCTTCGATCACTGGGAGTATTCGCAAGATGCAGTTTGGTTGCAGAAACAGGGCTACCCGATGCTGAAAGGTGTTGCTGAGTTCTGGCTGAGCCAGTTGCAAGTCGACGAATTTTCCAAAGATGGATCGCTCGTTGTGAACCCGTGCAATAGCCCTGAACATGGTCCAACCACGTTTGGTTGCGCCCACTTCCAGCAGCTGGTGTATCAGGTGTTCGAAGCTGTGCTATCTGTGGAAACTGCGGGCGGCGAGGCAGACGGAGAGTTCGTGACGAACGTAACAAGCTCGCTCGCTAGGCTGGATAAAGGCTTCCACATCGGCGATTGGGGGCAGATCAAAGAGTGGAAGTTGCCCGACTCATTCGGATACGACTTCACCAACGATACGCATCGCCATCTATCTGAGCTGGTCGGCTGGTATCCCGGCTACAGTCTGTCGTCATTCATGGGCGGCTACAGCAACTCCACCATCCAAGATGCCGTAGCGCAGAAGCTGTACAGTCGCGGCGAGGGCAATGCAGAAGATGCAAACGCAGGCTGGGCGAAGGTCTGGCGATCAGCCTGCTGGGCCAGGTTGAACAACACCGAGCGAGCCCACTTCGAGCTGCGATACGCTATCGACACGAACTTTGCCGACAATGGCTTCTCCATGTATTCTGGAACCAACACGCCCTTCCAAATCGATGCAAATTACGGAATCGGTGGTGCGGTGCTGAGCATGCTCATCGTTGATCTGCCAACGGCTTTTAGAGACAACAGCACGCGAACAGTGATCCTGGGTCCAGCAATCCCTGCAGCCTGGGGCGGGGGAGACGTAAAGGGATTGGCGTTAAGGGGAGGCGGTTTTGTCGATTTCGAATGGAATGACGAAGGCACAGTGACGAAGGCTGAATTGAAAAATCGCAGCACCTCGTTGCGCATCGTGAACAAAGATGGTTTGTTGCTGGCAGAAGTTTGA
- a CDS encoding Xyloglucan-specific endo-beta-1,4-glucanase → MFTKALLSLALVAPILALPAPLPMVISDTTKQKATSLCGVSDSVVLTDTPWIVFNMMYNQALTKGTQCTNYDHVATGSNGNKQITWSAVSTIDYVQSTNNVPKGYSFIGLTKNLETKLSAIKSIPATYAWTRTNTTAYKGNICFDFMTSDTQGDSTSSNAQELMLWLEYTGGQLPIGWAAGPKATVSDLYGTSWKLYQGKNADTGITVSSLLPDKQFDGAFAGDVREWLQALVKMGVFAEGTYVNVGNAGTEPFYGKAVVNATLGLQINL, encoded by the exons ATGTTCACCAAGGCCCTTCTTTCGCTGGCGCTGGTCGCCCCAATCCTTGCGCTGCCAGCGCCGCTGCCAATGGTCATCTCGGACACCACCAAGCAGAAGGCGACTTCGCTCTGTGGCGTATCTGACAGCGTGGTCTTGACCGACACACCCTGGATCGTCTTCAACATGATGTACAACCAGGCTCTGACCAAGGGCACCCAATGCACAAACTACGATCACGTTGCCACTGGCTCAAACGGCAACAAGCAAATCACCTGGAGCGCCGTCTCCACCATCGACTACGTGCAGTCGAC CAACAACGTCCCCAAAGGCTACTCCTTCATCGGGCTCACCAAGAACCTCGAAACCAAGCTGTCCGCCATAAAATCCATCCCGGCCACCTACGCCTGGACCCGCACCAACACCACCGCCTACAAGGGCAACATCTGCTTCGACTTCATGACGTCCGACACCCAAGGCGACTCGACCTCGTCCAACGCGCAGGAGCTGATGCTGTGGCTCGAGTACACGGGCGGCCAGCTGCCCATTGGCTGGGCTGCGGGGCCCAAAGCCACGGTTTCCGACCTCTACGGCACCAGCTGGAAGCTGTACCAGGGTAAGAACGCCGATACGGGCATCACCGTCAGCAGCTTGCTGCCTGACAAGCAGTTCGATGGGGCGTTTGCGGGGGATGTCAGGGAGTGGCTCCAGGCGCTCGTCAAAATGGGCGTCTTCGCTGAGGGCACGTATGTCAATGTTGGGAATGCGGGGACGGAGCCGTTTTATGGAAAGGCGGTTGTGAATGCTACGTTGGGGCTGCAGATTAATCTGTAG
- a CDS encoding Tyrosinase, which produces MRFSGIAVATLIGSVSATFKFGEQEALAAAGVFNIGLNAAFNGYPSPDTCTLKNVRVRREWSSLAKKEKLNYIDAVKCLHEKPAVTPSSIAAGAKSRFDDFVVTHVKQTYWVHGTANFLAWHRYYIWAYEELLRNECGYNGYLPYHNWAWWAEDVSKSPLLDGSETSIGGDGEYIAGRNYTCVGQIASCFIKLQPGQGGGCIKSGPMANWTANLGPIDTKWHNVPKNPSPDGLGYNPRCLSRDLTKDASMGATDKVISDLIKDSKDIRTFQNRVQGDFPNQYIGVHSAGHYTIGGDAGTDFFNSPSDPYFYFHHAQIDRVWWIWQNQDIKNRQYAIADTITFLNSPPSRNGTLDDVMSLGSMFEANFPNITQRDGMNTLAGPFCYIYA; this is translated from the exons ATGCGTTTTTCAGGCATCGCAGTAGCTACGCTTATAGGCAGCGTTAGCGCAACGTTCAAGTTCGGCGAGCAGGAAGCATTGGCAGCTGCAGGTGTATTCAATATCGGACTCAATGCGGCTTTCAATGGCTACCCTAGCCCTGATACGTGCACGTTGAAGAACGTGAGGGTGCGCAGAGAATG GTCGTCTCTGGCTAAGAAGGAGAAGTTGAATTACATCGATGCTGTCAAATGTCTCCACGAGAAGCCTGCTGTGACGCCTTCGTCGATCGCTGCCGGAGCCAAGAGTCGATTCGACGATTTTGTCGTTACCCATGTAAAGCAGACGTACTGGGTTCATGGAACT GCCAACTTTCTTGCCTGGCACCGCTACTATATCTGGGCATACGAGGAACTTCTGCGTAACGAGTGCGGCTACAATGGTTACCTCCCTTACCACAACTGGGCTTGGTGGGCTGAGGATGTTTCGAAGTCTCCCCTCCTTGATGGCAGCGAGACTAGCATTGGGGGAGACGGGGAGTATATTGCAGGAAGGAATTACACCTGTGTGGGGCAAATCGCAAGTTGCTTCATCAAGCTCCAGCCTGGCCAGGGTGGAGGTTGTATCAAGAGCGGACCTATGGCAAA CTGGACAGCGAACCTCGGACCTATTGACACCAAATGGCACAACGTTCCCAAGAACCCTTCGCCGGATGGTCTCGGCTACAACCCCCGCTGTCTCAGTCGTGACTTGACTAAGGACGCATCCATGGGTGCTACTGACAAAGTCATTTCCGACCTCATTAAAGACAGTAAGGACATTCGTACTTTCCAGAA TCGGGTACAGGGTGACTTCCCAAATCAGTATATCGGCGTCCATTCAGCAGGTCACTACACCATCGGAGGTGATGCTGGCACTGACTTTTTCAACTCGCCGTCCGACCCATACTTTTATTTCCACCAC GCTCAAATCGATCGTGTGTGGTGGATCTGGCAGAACCAGGACATCAAAAACCGCCAGTACGCTATTGCTGATACCATAACCTTCTTGAACTCACCCCCCTCCCGCAACGGTACCCTGGATGACGTTATGTCTCTTGGATCCATGTTCGAGGCAAACTTTCCCAACATCACCCAGCGCGACGGCATGAATACTCTTGCTGGGCCGTTCTGCTACATCTACGCTTAA
- a CDS encoding Oryzin, with product MQFFAREVALVAAATPFLTIPGKYNVQLKPDTDVTSIAAHHNVIREIHARDIAKRDTVAEEEAGVEREYGFGDFKGYAGAFDAATVEELKSLPEVLKVVEEYIMTTSALVTQNNAPWGLDSISSRTRGASSYIYDNTGGRGTFSYVVDTGIRTTHIEFGGRAQVGFKAVGGNNNDKQGHGTHVAGTVGGNTRSPARSPEVLCVGNVQSTDARYGGSTGSNFGPTVGVFAAGTGIVTAYFSDTSTATLTGTLMTSPHVAGLFSYLRGLEGLSSAAAIKAWVLELATPNRVTDTQGSANRLAYNGNGRLREVRG from the exons ATGCAGTTCTTCGCCCGCGAAGTTGCTCTTGTAGCAGCTGCGACACCCTTTCTGACGA TTCCTGGCAAGTACAACGTTCAGTTGAAGCCTGACACGGATGTTACCTCCATCGCCGCCCATCACAATGTAATCCGCGAGATTCACGCTCGTGACATTGCCAAGCGTGATACTGTGGCCGAGGAAGAAGCTGGTGTTGAGCGCGAGTATGGCTTCGGTGACTTCAAGGGCTACGCTGGTGCTTTTGACGCGGCTACCGTTGAGGAATTGAAGTCTCTGCCTGAG GTTTTGAAAGTTGTCGAGGAGTACATCATGACCACCAGTGCGCTTGTCACCCAGAACAATGCACCTTGGGGACTCGACAGCATCTCGTCACGCACTCGCGGTGCTTCGAGCTACATCTACGACAACACTGGTGGACGTGGTACCTTCTCCTACGTCGTGGATACCGGTATCAGGACTACTCACATAGAGTTCGGCGGCCGTGCCCAGGTTGGCTTCAAGGCAGTGGGTGGCAACAATAACGACAAACAGGGCCACGGAACTCACGTTGCTGGTACGGTCGGTGGCAACACCAGATCGCCTGCTCGCTCGCCCGAAGTCCTGTGCGTCGGTAACGTCCAGAGCACCGACGCTCGTTATGGAGGCAGTACCGGGTCGAACTTTGGTCCTACGGTCGGCGTCTTTGCTGCTGGCACTGGCATCGTGACAGCTTACTTCTCGGATACCTCGACTGCTACGTTGACTGGTACTTTAATGACCTCGCCTCACGTTGCTGGTCTCTTCAGCTATCTGCGTGGCCTTGAAGGCTTATCGAGCGCTGCCGCTATCAAGGCATGGGTGCTGGAGCTGGCTACACCAAACAGGGTTACTGATACCCAGGGTTCTGCAAACCGGTTGGCCTACAACGGCAACGGCCGCTTGAGGGAAGTCAGAGGATGA
- a CDS encoding Sulfite oxidase produces MAPAEPNHKPFEVQGEPPVFEEEREGWKGYIEWERYPEKKKKAAEIMAKYDFPVPPEFQFEPLPKTNPILEGVRWKHYHYAMGPTLKDMPDISWEYVKKEKSEDMIHVLQFPYNGEPPRKRLVETEITQNPDFFVRNHGGIPEIDPSKYFFEVEGLVNNPKKITLADLQDESKFPRQSTVVSLQCSGTRRIEQIHEYPGDGDELINAPWGEGAIGTARWTGVSLKKVIKYCGGLKDNGAHLEFFGADTYFKKGQVYNYAVSVPARKMKINEVLLAWEMNGEPLPAIHGFPLRVVVMGYIGARSCKWLTRINVIAEPSMAPVQMKEYLYYTPQMGKQNVTYSNGFSIQTMPVSSAIMTPVNNEVIIHDGKITFTGWAYSGSGWPERVEVSNDGGGVWYEVPDENVSKKYFHAWRVWSFECPVDAEGWLEFCVRCWDDALNTQPTYVRSAWNWDLHVTSSCHRVKLYSVNKSKPMTAKRLKQFEDKGLPFLPLTRPVPFDLETDEDYIKEMTKRDGRDPSE; encoded by the exons ATGGCTCCTGCAGAACCTAATCATAAGCCTTTTGAGGTGCAGGGCGAACCGCCAGTGTTCGAAGAAGAGCGGGAAGGATGGAAGGGATACATTGAGTGGGAGAGGTACccagagaagaagaagaaggcagCTGAGATCATGGCGAAATACGACTTCCCTGTG CCTCCAGAGTTCCAGTTCGAGCCGTTGCCTAAGACAAACCCCATATTAGAAGGAGTGCGCTGGAA ACATTACCACTATGCAATGGGACCCACCCTGAAAGATATGCCAGACATCTCCTGGGAGTACGtcaagaaagagaagagcgAAGACATGATCCACGTGCTACAATTTCCATACAACGGCGAGCCGCCAAGG AAACGACTAGTCGAG ACTGAGATCACCCAGAATCCCGATTTCTTCGTCCGCAACCACGGAGGTATCCCAGAGATCGACCCTAGCAAATACTTCTTCGAAGTCGAAGGCTTAGTCAACAATCCAAAGAAGATTACCCTCGCCGACCTTCAGGATGAATCCAAGTTCCCCCGCCAGTCCACAGTTGTCAGTCTCCAGTGTTCGGGAACCCGCCGCATCGAGCAAATCCACGAGTACcccggcgacggcgacgaaCTCATCAATGCTCCCTGGGGCGAAGGTGCTATCGGTACCGCACGCTGGACTGGTGTTTCCCTCAAAAAAGTCATCAAGTACTGCGGTGGCCTGAAAGACAATGGTGCCCACCTCGAGTTCTTCGGAGCAGACACTTACTTCAAGAAAGGTCAGGTATACAATTACGCCGTCTCCGTCCCTGCCCGTAAGATGAAGATCAACGAAGTATTGCTCGCCTGGGAAATGAACGGCGAGCCCCTTCCTGCAATCCACGGATTCCCACTTCGTGTCGTGGTCATGGGATACATTGGAGCGAGAAGCTGCAAATGGCTGACCCGAATCAACGTCATTGCCGAGCCTTCGATGGCTCCCGTGCAGATGAAGGAATACCTTTACTATACGCCGCAGATGGGCAAACAGAATGTGACGTACAGTAACGGCTTCAGTATTCAGACCATGCCGGTTTCGTCCGCAATCATGACCCCCGTCAACAACGAGGTCATCATCCACGACGGCAAGATTACCTTCACCGGGTGGGCATACAGCGGCAGCGGATGGCCAGAACGTGTCGAGGTTAGCAACGACGGTGGAGGTGTGTGGTACGAAGTCCCAGATGAGAACGTGAGCAAGAAATACTTCCACGCTTGGAGAGTTTGGTCATTCGAGTGTCCTGTTGACGCAGAGGGATGGCTGGAGTTCTGTGTCAGGTGCTGGGACGACGCTTTGAAC ACGCAACCCACATACGTCCGCAGTGCCTGGAATTGGGACTTGCACGTTACGTCGTCTTGCCATCGAGTCAAGCTCTACAGCGTCAATAAGTCAAAACCAATGACTGCTAAGCGACTCAAGCAGTTTGAAGACAAGGGCCTGCCATTCTTGCCGCTCACGCGTCCTGTGCCGTTCGATCTGGAGACGGACGAGGATTACATCAAGGAGATGACGAAACGCGACGGTCGTGATCCCTCAGAGTAA
- a CDS encoding Sulfite oxidase — protein sequence MAPAEPNHKPFEVQGEPPVFEEEREGWKGYIEWERYPEKKKKAAEIMAKYDFPVPPEFQFEPLPKTNPILEGVRWKHYHYAMGPTLKDMPDISWEYVKKEKSEDMIHVLQFPYNGEPPRTEITQNPDFFVRNHGGIPEIDPSKYFFEVEGLVNNPKKITLADLQDESKFPRQSTVVSLQCSGTRRIEQIHEYPGDGDELINAPWGEGAIGTARWTGVSLKKVIKYCGGLKDNGAHLEFFGADTYFKKGQVYNYAVSVPARKMKINEVLLAWEMNGEPLPAIHGFPLRVVVMGYIGARSCKWLTRINVIAEPSMAPVQMKEYLYYTPQMGKQNVTYSNGFSIQTMPVSSAIMTPVNNEVIIHDGKITFTGWAYSGSGWPERVEVSNDGGGVWYEVPDENVSKKYFHAWRVWSFECPVDAEGWLEFCVRCWDDALNTQPTYVRSAWNWDLHVTSSCHRVKLYSVNKSKPMTAKRLKQFEDKGLPFLPLTRPVPFDLETDEDYIKEMTKRDGRDPSE from the exons ATGGCTCCTGCAGAACCTAATCATAAGCCTTTTGAGGTGCAGGGCGAACCGCCAGTGTTCGAAGAAGAGCGGGAAGGATGGAAGGGATACATTGAGTGGGAGAGGTACccagagaagaagaagaaggcagCTGAGATCATGGCGAAATACGACTTCCCTGTG CCTCCAGAGTTCCAGTTCGAGCCGTTGCCTAAGACAAACCCCATATTAGAAGGAGTGCGCTGGAA ACATTACCACTATGCAATGGGACCCACCCTGAAAGATATGCCAGACATCTCCTGGGAGTACGtcaagaaagagaagagcgAAGACATGATCCACGTGCTACAATTTCCATACAACGGCGAGCCGCCAAGG ACTGAGATCACCCAGAATCCCGATTTCTTCGTCCGCAACCACGGAGGTATCCCAGAGATCGACCCTAGCAAATACTTCTTCGAAGTCGAAGGCTTAGTCAACAATCCAAAGAAGATTACCCTCGCCGACCTTCAGGATGAATCCAAGTTCCCCCGCCAGTCCACAGTTGTCAGTCTCCAGTGTTCGGGAACCCGCCGCATCGAGCAAATCCACGAGTACcccggcgacggcgacgaaCTCATCAATGCTCCCTGGGGCGAAGGTGCTATCGGTACCGCACGCTGGACTGGTGTTTCCCTCAAAAAAGTCATCAAGTACTGCGGTGGCCTGAAAGACAATGGTGCCCACCTCGAGTTCTTCGGAGCAGACACTTACTTCAAGAAAGGTCAGGTATACAATTACGCCGTCTCCGTCCCTGCCCGTAAGATGAAGATCAACGAAGTATTGCTCGCCTGGGAAATGAACGGCGAGCCCCTTCCTGCAATCCACGGATTCCCACTTCGTGTCGTGGTCATGGGATACATTGGAGCGAGAAGCTGCAAATGGCTGACCCGAATCAACGTCATTGCCGAGCCTTCGATGGCTCCCGTGCAGATGAAGGAATACCTTTACTATACGCCGCAGATGGGCAAACAGAATGTGACGTACAGTAACGGCTTCAGTATTCAGACCATGCCGGTTTCGTCCGCAATCATGACCCCCGTCAACAACGAGGTCATCATCCACGACGGCAAGATTACCTTCACCGGGTGGGCATACAGCGGCAGCGGATGGCCAGAACGTGTCGAGGTTAGCAACGACGGTGGAGGTGTGTGGTACGAAGTCCCAGATGAGAACGTGAGCAAGAAATACTTCCACGCTTGGAGAGTTTGGTCATTCGAGTGTCCTGTTGACGCAGAGGGATGGCTGGAGTTCTGTGTCAGGTGCTGGGACGACGCTTTGAAC ACGCAACCCACATACGTCCGCAGTGCCTGGAATTGGGACTTGCACGTTACGTCGTCTTGCCATCGAGTCAAGCTCTACAGCGTCAATAAGTCAAAACCAATGACTGCTAAGCGACTCAAGCAGTTTGAAGACAAGGGCCTGCCATTCTTGCCGCTCACGCGTCCTGTGCCGTTCGATCTGGAGACGGACGAGGATTACATCAAGGAGATGACGAAACGCGACGGTCGTGATCCCTCAGAGTAA